In the Ewingella sp. CoE-038-23 genome, GATTGATGAATTTCAGAAAGAGTCCGCCCAGTTAAGCCGGCAGACCGCGCAGTTGTCTCAGGTTATCCGTGAGCTGGACAGTGCTTCCGGCAACATGACTGAAACGGTGAAAAAATCTGTTAATACCGCACTGAATCAGGTTGAGCGTGAGTTAAAGCAAGCCAGTATTGAGCAGCAGAAGCCCGCCGTAAATGCCCTTAATCAGGTGGTGAAAGTGGCTCAGGAGTCCGTGTTCGAAATGCAGCGTGAAATGTCGCGTTATACATGGAAGTCTGCGATTTATATCGGCATGACGATGATTGCGGTGATGGGGGGCTGCTTATGGGGAATGTATTACTTTATCGACAGTGGCTATGCGCGGATTGCTGAGATGCAACGCATGGAAGCTATCTGGGAGAAAAAAGCTCCTCTGGCGAATATTAGTATCTGCGACGGTAAGCCTTGTGTGCAGGTAACCGGTGTGGAATATACTAATAAAAAAGGTGACCGCTTTTATCTGATAGAATCAATTAAATAAAATTCACTGAGGTACACATGTCATTTCAAACACCTATAACAATAGCTGAAGCAATTAAAAATATTGAAAACCAAAGGTATTTACTTCCTTCAATTCAAAGGGAGTTTGTGTGGGAGCATAGTAAGATAGAATGGTTACTTGATTCTATAATGCGTAACTACCCAATAAGTTCATTCCTATTTTGGCGAGTGGAGGGGGAAACAAAGAAGAATTTTAAATTCTATAAATTTATATGCAACTATAGGAAGAAATATAACACGAGAAATGAAGAGGTTGAAACTAGTGGTCATGGCGATTTTACCGCAATACTAGATGGTCAACAGAGGCTTACATCTCTTTATATAGCATTGCGTGGCAGTTACGCATATAGAACACCAAGATTAAAAGAAGAAAATTCTGAACGAGTCTATCCAACTAGATATGTTTATTTGAATGTATCTCGACCATTAGAAGATGAAGAGGATGGTAGGATTTATGAGTTTAATTTTTTAACTCCACTTGAAGTTGAAAGATCAAAATATAAATGGTTTAAAGTTTCTGACATATATGGACTGTCCGATGATTTCGATTTTAATAAATATCTTGATGAAAATAAAATGAAGGAGTCGGAGTATTCATATCGTGCAATGTCCACATTGAAAAATGTTATACACTCCAAGCAAATAATTAATTTTTTTCTTGAAACTGAACAGGAAATTGATAAGGCTTTAAATATTTTCATTAGAGTTAACAGTGGTGGTGAGCCATTAACTTTTTCTGATTTAATAATGTCTATAGCTGTTGCTAACTGGGAGAAAAAAGATGCAAGGAAAGAAATATATGGTTTAGTTGATGTTATTAGAGACAAGGGTTTTACAATATCGAAAGACTTTATTTTGAAATGTTTTCTTTACCTTCATAGTAAGGATATTAGATTTAAAGTTACAAACTTTTCAAAAAGTAATGCTGAGTCATTTGAAAC is a window encoding:
- a CDS encoding tRNA modification GTPase; amino-acid sequence: IDEFQKESAQLSRQTAQLSQVIRELDSASGNMTETVKKSVNTALNQVERELKQASIEQQKPAVNALNQVVKVAQESVFEMQREMSRYTWKSAIYIGMTMIAVMGGCLWGMYYFIDSGYARIAEMQRMEAIWEKKAPLANISICDGKPCVQVTGVEYTNKKGDRFYLIESIK
- a CDS encoding DUF262 domain-containing protein, encoding MSFQTPITIAEAIKNIENQRYLLPSIQREFVWEHSKIEWLLDSIMRNYPISSFLFWRVEGETKKNFKFYKFICNYRKKYNTRNEEVETSGHGDFTAILDGQQRLTSLYIALRGSYAYRTPRLKEENSERVYPTRYVYLNVSRPLEDEEDGRIYEFNFLTPLEVERSKYKWFKVSDIYGLSDDFDFNKYLDENKMKESEYSYRAMSTLKNVIHSKQIINFFLETEQEIDKALNIFIRVNSGGEPLTFSDLIMSIAVANWEKKDARKEIYGLVDVIRDKGFTISKDFILKCFLYLHSKDIRFKVTNFSKSNAESFETEWVRIRNVIVSVFDLIISFGFSNGTLVSKNALLPIVYYMYHRHLPNDFYKRSSFSEDRNIIKKWLHVALVKRVFGGTSDTILNKIRKAFTSDVISHPIGDVNLFPVESINSEIKYDVSISDEFIHDLLSTQMDDKYSFSLLSLLYPNLDYKNNDFHKDHLHPAVMYDELCEDDKNNFGWSVYNSLVNIQMLDANENMSKNKKPLSVWVDKETEGKDRCDFLRKHLIPETDLNISNFREYVSLRTELLINELKNKLI